In one Lycium barbarum isolate Lr01 chromosome 7, ASM1917538v2, whole genome shotgun sequence genomic region, the following are encoded:
- the LOC132603667 gene encoding uncharacterized protein LOC132603667 encodes MSPHRHHDHRTAKPNNPLSLKSKNTEIHWFEGLTASTATTSLFPLIDVVAEPKGASKGSYQPLWKRSAMNRRFQGRLLFDPVGKGSSTIIPANPLDSESQRIHSHQSLSEKFSAKITSFSSKFRDSTTIIASVRCHKEGSLLELWLNSNSAQVIGAVSSRFICSCLAVAYFRVKRIHVPLPLLKFYIFCITICYSHPLTNIFYGFVFVVFCFLLVCELVNGRALSLATFP; translated from the exons ATGTCGCCTCACCGCCACCACGACCATCGGACTGCAAAACCAAACAACCCTCTCTCTCTTAAATCGAAAAATACTGAAATCCATTGGTTTGAAGGTTTGACCGCCTCCACTGCTACCACGTCTCTTTTCCCTTTAATTGACGTGGTGGCAGAGCCGAAAGGAGCCAGTAAAGGATCATATCAACCTCTGTGGAAGAGGAGTGCAATGAACCGTCGGTTTCAAGGTCGACTCTTATTCGACCCGGTGGGTAAAGGCTCGTCAACTATCATACCCGCAAATCCACTAGATTCGGAGTCCCAACGAATCCACAGCCATCAAAGCTTATCTGAAAAG TTCTCGGCTAAAATAACAAGCTTTTCGAGCAAATTCAGAGACTCGACAACTATAATAGCTTCAGTTCGCTGTCACAAAGAAG GGAGTTTGTTGGAGTTGTGGCTCAACTCTAATTCTGCCCAGGTCATAGGAGCAGTCAGCAGCAGATTTATTTGCTCGTGTCTAGCTGTCGCCTACTTTCGCGTCAAAAGAATCCACGTCCCTCTTCCTCTCTTAAAATTTTATATCTTTTGTATTACTATATGTTATTCGCACCCTTTGACTAACATCTTTTATGGGTTTGTATTTGTAGTATTTTGTTTCTTGCTTGTTTGTGAACTCGTGAATGGCCGAGCCTTGTCATTGGCCACTTTTCCTTAG